A part of Brachybacterium faecium DSM 4810 genomic DNA contains:
- a CDS encoding ABC-type sugar transport system, periplasmic component (PFAM: Bacterial extracellular solute-binding protein) produces MATAGALPLLLSGCGSDPSISDDPAELVMWYWNRAASPSLIEQAAAEIPGTDIRMRADVIGTNFDTKLRTSLAGNAYIPDITYINSNNALYFTNENLFLDLSELGADAVKDDYFEWKWNLGMTPTGRFCFFPLDIGPTGFFYRQDIFEEAGLPSAPDDVSAAISTWEDWIEVGIELKGEAESFMVNSADIIYTAVLDSSPERYFDEEDAPLYTAPDSTVREAWEHAVAAVQAGITARIPADRGTDQNAAWSSGRTAGHVGAAWWTQILEETAPETAGAWRLAAQPVRAGNNGGSFIALPHTCKDPEAAMKFATWITSPQNQTVAYEDVQLFPSTPASFDELGYDGDFYGEQNPLDFFSSAAETVPTSFISTWETHISGAFTRELANVETGGKDPDAAWRDALAQAEKVLAKRGVEL; encoded by the coding sequence ATGGCCACCGCCGGAGCACTGCCGCTCCTGCTGTCCGGCTGCGGCTCCGATCCGAGCATCTCCGACGATCCCGCAGAGCTCGTCATGTGGTACTGGAACCGTGCCGCGAGCCCGTCCCTCATCGAGCAGGCGGCCGCGGAGATCCCCGGCACCGACATACGCATGAGGGCCGACGTGATCGGCACGAACTTCGACACCAAGCTGCGCACGAGCCTGGCCGGGAACGCGTACATCCCCGACATCACCTACATCAACTCCAACAACGCCCTCTACTTCACCAACGAGAACCTCTTCCTGGATCTCTCCGAGCTGGGCGCGGACGCGGTGAAGGACGACTACTTCGAATGGAAGTGGAACCTCGGCATGACGCCCACGGGCCGGTTCTGCTTCTTCCCCCTGGACATCGGCCCGACCGGGTTCTTCTACCGCCAGGACATCTTCGAGGAGGCCGGCCTGCCCAGCGCCCCGGACGATGTCTCCGCCGCGATCAGCACCTGGGAGGACTGGATCGAGGTCGGCATCGAGCTCAAGGGCGAGGCCGAGTCGTTCATGGTCAACAGCGCCGACATCATCTACACCGCGGTGCTGGACTCGAGCCCCGAGCGCTACTTCGACGAGGAGGACGCCCCGCTGTACACGGCGCCGGACAGCACCGTGCGCGAGGCCTGGGAGCATGCCGTCGCCGCCGTGCAGGCAGGGATCACCGCCCGCATCCCCGCCGACCGCGGCACGGATCAGAACGCCGCATGGTCCAGCGGCCGCACCGCGGGGCACGTCGGCGCCGCCTGGTGGACCCAGATCCTCGAGGAGACGGCACCGGAGACCGCGGGCGCCTGGCGGCTCGCCGCCCAGCCGGTGCGAGCCGGCAACAACGGCGGCTCCTTCATCGCCCTGCCCCACACCTGCAAGGACCCCGAGGCGGCGATGAAGTTCGCCACCTGGATCACCTCGCCGCAGAACCAGACCGTCGCGTACGAGGACGTGCAGCTGTTCCCCTCCACCCCCGCCTCGTTCGACGAGCTCGGCTACGACGGCGACTTCTACGGGGAGCAGAACCCGCTGGACTTCTTCTCGTCGGCGGCGGAGACGGTCCCCACATCGTTCATCAGCACCTGGGAGACCCACATCTCCGGCGCGTTCACGCGAGAGCTCGCCAACGTGGAGACCGGGGGCAAGGATCCCGACGCCGCCTGGAGAGACGCCCTCGCCCAGGCGGAGAAGGTCCTCGCCAAACGAGGAGTGGAGCTATGA
- a CDS encoding carbohydrate ABC transporter membrane protein (PFAM: Binding-protein-dependent transport system inner membrane component), which produces MSTIATTRPSTEAAPTGPPSRDRKRRRRREALPLYLAISPFYVLFAVFGLFPIVFSIVLSFTDWDGMGDISFVGLAQYQYLITDTRFWNAVGNTFIIWFLSTIPMLFLAMVIAFLLHQNIRFTSFYRVAFFLPNVTSMVAMAIVFGSVFSDTFGLINSALTALGLDTVPWLSSSWGIKITISAMVIWRFTGYNAIIYLAGLQSIPTDLYDAAKVDGANLAQVFFRITVPMLRPIILFTVITSTIGGLSLFTEPQVLLGNSGGAGEAGMTIVLYQYNQAFTEFDFGYGSAIAWALFLIAAVFAIINWRLVSERSPRTPRRRAAAEEARR; this is translated from the coding sequence ATGAGCACCATCGCCACGACCCGCCCGAGCACCGAGGCCGCACCCACCGGCCCGCCCTCCCGCGACAGGAAGCGCCGACGCCGGCGCGAAGCGCTGCCGCTGTACCTGGCGATCTCGCCGTTCTACGTGCTGTTCGCCGTCTTCGGGCTGTTCCCCATCGTGTTCTCGATCGTGCTGTCCTTCACGGACTGGGACGGGATGGGCGACATCTCGTTCGTGGGCCTGGCCCAGTACCAGTACCTGATCACGGACACCCGCTTCTGGAACGCCGTCGGGAACACCTTCATCATCTGGTTCCTCTCGACGATCCCGATGCTGTTCCTCGCGATGGTCATCGCGTTCCTGCTGCATCAGAACATCCGCTTCACGAGCTTCTACCGCGTGGCGTTCTTCCTCCCCAACGTCACGTCGATGGTCGCGATGGCGATCGTGTTCGGCTCGGTCTTCTCCGACACCTTCGGCCTGATCAACTCCGCGCTGACCGCGCTGGGGCTGGACACCGTCCCCTGGCTCTCCAGCAGCTGGGGCATCAAGATCACGATCTCCGCGATGGTGATCTGGCGGTTCACCGGCTACAACGCGATCATCTACCTCGCGGGGCTGCAGTCCATCCCCACCGATCTCTACGACGCCGCAAAGGTGGACGGCGCGAACCTGGCGCAGGTGTTCTTCCGGATCACCGTGCCGATGCTGCGCCCGATCATCCTGTTCACGGTGATCACCTCCACCATCGGCGGGCTGAGCCTGTTCACCGAGCCGCAGGTGCTGCTGGGCAACAGCGGCGGTGCCGGCGAGGCCGGCATGACGATCGTCCTGTACCAGTACAACCAGGCGTTCACCGAGTTCGACTTCGGCTACGGATCGGCGATCGCCTGGGCCCTGTTCCTCATCGCCGCGGTCTTCGCGATCATCAACTGGCGCCTCGTCTCCGAACGCAGCCCGCGCACTCCACGACGTCGCGCCGCAGCCGAGGAGGCACGCCGATGA
- a CDS encoding carbohydrate ABC transporter membrane protein (PFAM: Binding-protein-dependent transport system inner membrane component): protein MTTLTPVPGSTAAADPARSADRSQARRGLVARLVTQLCVIVGVLLSIFPFYWLVVMSTSTTAEIFGYPPKLTFGSSFLENVQGVFQSVDLLGSLLNTIIVSTACAVLVMFFDSLAAFAFAKFDFPGKKALFVLLIATMLVPGSLSLVPSFILMSSLGWVGTLKALIIPGAANAFGIFLLRQMASGSIPDELVDSARIDGAGFFTMYRRVAVPLLRGGLAFLGIFTFITAWNDYVWPLIILVDPERQTLQTALQNLNSVYLTDYGMVMAGALISVVPLIGVFIIGARHFIANIAAGAIKG, encoded by the coding sequence ATGACCACCCTCACCCCCGTCCCCGGCAGCACGGCCGCCGCCGACCCCGCGCGCAGCGCCGACCGGAGCCAGGCCCGGCGCGGCCTCGTGGCGCGCCTGGTCACCCAGCTGTGCGTGATCGTCGGCGTGCTGCTGTCGATCTTCCCGTTCTACTGGTTGGTGGTGATGTCCACCTCGACCACGGCCGAGATCTTCGGCTACCCGCCGAAGCTCACCTTCGGCAGCAGCTTCCTCGAGAACGTGCAGGGCGTGTTCCAGAGCGTCGACCTGCTGGGGTCGCTGCTGAACACGATCATCGTCTCGACCGCCTGCGCGGTGCTGGTGATGTTCTTCGACTCGCTCGCGGCCTTCGCCTTCGCGAAGTTCGACTTCCCCGGCAAGAAGGCGCTGTTCGTGCTGCTCATCGCCACGATGCTGGTGCCCGGGAGCCTCTCGCTGGTGCCGAGCTTCATCCTCATGTCCTCTCTGGGCTGGGTGGGGACCCTGAAGGCCCTGATCATCCCGGGCGCCGCGAACGCCTTCGGGATCTTCCTGCTGCGGCAGATGGCCTCCGGCTCGATCCCCGACGAGCTCGTGGACTCGGCGCGGATCGACGGCGCAGGATTCTTCACCATGTACCGCAGGGTGGCCGTGCCGCTGCTGCGGGGCGGGCTGGCCTTCCTCGGGATCTTCACCTTCATCACGGCCTGGAACGACTACGTGTGGCCGCTGATCATCCTGGTCGATCCCGAGCGGCAGACCCTCCAGACCGCGCTGCAGAATCTCAACTCCGTCTACCTCACCGACTACGGGATGGTGATGGCGGGCGCTCTGATCAGCGTGGTCCCGCTGATCGGCGTGTTCATCATCGGTGCCCGGCACTTCATCGCCAACATCGCCGCCGGCGCGATCAAGGGCTGA
- a CDS encoding transcription termination factor Rho (PFAM: ATP synthase alpha/beta family, nucleotide-binding domain; Rho termination factor, N-terminal domain; Rho termination factor, RNA-binding domain~TIGRFAM: transcription termination factor Rho): MNDTTSGADLAAKKLPELQAIASELGIKGARRLRKGELIEAIRGGSAPSAAPAAASDTSAGAEASAQNEAPTRRARSRTAPAEQSAPAAQDAPAEQSADRSAPADAAAPADEDRRRSRSRSRSGDTEAAPDLGIELPVGGSRDGGSTGGEESGRENAPRENGGRSRRQDGRRSGDDESGREQHRGSGEGEDRRGDRRADQDRGGQQRDERGRGQQNRDQQNRDQSRDQPGRGEGRGGRRRLEDIELPDRSGEQDDDRQGGDGYDDDRRGRSRSRNRSRDRKRRGRGGQNDGQGPQGGQQGGQHDDNEVRDGDELMTIAGILDIRDNNAYVRTTGYLPGPSDVYVTMNQVKRAGLRKGDAITGQVKAPRDGEDHQVEQQHHHGGGRNRRGKGGNQNKYAALVQVDTVNGMPPERSRQRVDFGKLTPLYPEERLRLETAPNAVAPRVIDLVSPIGKGQRGLIVAPPKAGKTIIMQQIANAITTNNPEVHLMVVLVDERPEEVTDMQRTVKGEVIASTFDRPASDHTIVAELAIERAKRLVEMGRDVVVLLDSLTRLSRAYNLAAPASGRILSGGVDASALYPPKRFFGAARNIEHGGSLTILASALVETGSKMDEVIFEEFKGTGNMELRLSRHLADKRIFPAVDVNASGTRREEVLMGKEELAIMWKLRRVLGALEQQQALEMLMERIKKTQSNPEFLMTVQKNTPSVTGRSGD; encoded by the coding sequence GTGAACGACACCACCTCCGGCGCAGACCTCGCGGCGAAGAAGCTCCCCGAGCTGCAGGCCATCGCGTCCGAACTCGGCATCAAGGGAGCCCGTCGCCTCCGCAAGGGCGAGCTGATCGAGGCGATCCGCGGGGGCTCCGCGCCCTCGGCCGCCCCGGCCGCCGCCTCCGACACCTCCGCGGGGGCGGAGGCCTCGGCGCAGAACGAGGCGCCGACCCGTCGGGCCCGGTCGCGCACCGCACCCGCCGAGCAGAGCGCGCCCGCCGCACAGGACGCTCCGGCCGAGCAGTCCGCCGACCGCTCCGCACCCGCGGACGCCGCCGCTCCCGCCGATGAGGACCGCCGCCGTTCGCGCTCGCGCTCCCGCAGCGGGGACACCGAGGCCGCGCCCGATCTCGGCATCGAGCTGCCCGTCGGCGGCTCCCGCGACGGCGGCAGCACCGGGGGCGAGGAGTCCGGCCGTGAGAACGCGCCTCGTGAGAACGGAGGCCGCAGCCGCCGCCAGGACGGTCGACGCTCCGGCGACGACGAGTCCGGCCGCGAGCAGCACCGCGGCTCCGGCGAGGGCGAGGACCGGCGCGGCGATCGCCGTGCGGACCAGGATCGCGGCGGGCAGCAGCGCGATGAGCGGGGCCGCGGGCAGCAGAACCGTGACCAGCAGAACCGCGATCAGAGCCGCGATCAGCCCGGCCGCGGCGAGGGCCGGGGCGGGCGCCGTCGCCTCGAGGACATCGAGCTGCCGGACCGTTCGGGCGAGCAGGACGACGATCGCCAGGGCGGCGACGGCTACGACGACGACCGTCGCGGCCGCTCCCGCAGCCGCAACCGCTCGCGGGACCGCAAGCGCCGCGGCCGTGGTGGTCAGAACGACGGTCAGGGCCCGCAGGGCGGCCAGCAGGGTGGCCAGCACGACGACAACGAGGTGCGCGACGGCGACGAGCTGATGACCATCGCCGGCATCCTCGACATCCGCGACAACAACGCCTACGTGCGCACCACGGGCTACCTGCCCGGCCCCAGCGACGTCTACGTCACCATGAACCAGGTCAAGCGGGCTGGTCTGCGCAAGGGCGATGCGATCACCGGCCAGGTCAAGGCCCCTCGTGACGGGGAGGACCACCAGGTCGAGCAGCAGCACCACCACGGCGGCGGACGCAACCGGCGCGGCAAGGGCGGCAACCAGAACAAGTACGCCGCCCTGGTGCAGGTCGACACCGTCAACGGCATGCCCCCGGAGCGCTCCCGCCAGCGGGTCGACTTCGGCAAGCTCACCCCGCTGTACCCGGAGGAGCGCCTCCGCCTGGAGACCGCGCCCAACGCCGTCGCGCCCCGCGTGATCGACCTCGTCTCGCCGATCGGCAAGGGCCAGCGCGGCCTCATCGTCGCGCCCCCGAAGGCCGGCAAGACGATCATCATGCAGCAGATCGCGAACGCGATCACCACCAACAACCCCGAGGTCCACCTCATGGTCGTGCTCGTCGACGAGCGCCCCGAGGAGGTCACCGACATGCAGCGGACGGTCAAGGGAGAGGTCATCGCCTCGACCTTCGACCGCCCCGCCTCGGATCACACGATCGTCGCCGAGCTCGCGATCGAGCGCGCCAAGCGCCTGGTGGAGATGGGCCGCGACGTGGTGGTGCTGCTGGACTCGCTCACCCGCCTGTCCCGCGCCTACAACCTTGCCGCACCGGCCTCCGGCCGCATCCTCTCCGGCGGTGTGGACGCCTCGGCGCTGTACCCGCCCAAGCGGTTCTTCGGCGCGGCCCGCAACATCGAGCACGGCGGCTCCCTGACGATCCTCGCCTCGGCGCTGGTGGAGACCGGCTCCAAGATGGACGAGGTGATCTTCGAGGAGTTCAAGGGCACCGGCAACATGGAGCTGCGGCTCTCGCGCCATCTCGCCGACAAGCGCATCTTCCCGGCGGTGGACGTCAACGCCTCGGGCACGCGCCGCGAGGAGGTGCTCATGGGCAAGGAGGAGCTGGCCATCATGTGGAAGCTCCGCCGGGTGCTCGGCGCCCTCGAGCAGCAGCAGGCGCTCGAGATGCTCATGGAGCGCATCAAGAAGACCCAGTCGAACCCCGAGTTCCTCATGACGGTCCAGAAGAACACGCCCAGCGTGACCGGACGCAGCGGCGACTGA
- a CDS encoding homoserine kinase (PFAM: GHMP kinases C terminal; GHMP kinases N terminal domain~TIGRFAM: homoserine kinase) — MRIQYTRVSVQVPATSANLGPGFDSLGLALDLCDELEVEATTGAVEISVDGEGARALPSGEDHLVVRALRRGLDHAGAPQTGLRLHATNRIPHGRGLGSSAAATVAGLLLARGMISDPDALDDQTVLQLASEFEGHPDNAAPALLGGVVLSWMQGGIARAVELSVAEQALRPVVLLPTTTLATHQARGLLPAEVPHADAVFNASRSALLVHALAGAPELLVEATEDRLHQDQRAAGMPESVELMRVLRREGHPAVISGAGPSVLVMAGARAQIAPLVRRFVADPAAWRIAEVPLRQLPAAPVVG, encoded by the coding sequence GTGAGGATCCAGTACACGCGCGTGTCCGTGCAGGTCCCCGCGACCTCCGCGAACCTCGGGCCGGGCTTCGACTCGCTGGGCCTCGCCCTGGACCTCTGCGACGAGCTGGAGGTCGAGGCGACCACCGGCGCGGTGGAGATCTCCGTCGACGGGGAGGGCGCCCGGGCGCTGCCCTCCGGCGAGGACCATCTCGTCGTGCGCGCCCTGCGCCGCGGCCTCGACCACGCCGGCGCCCCGCAGACGGGCCTGCGCCTGCACGCGACCAACCGGATCCCGCACGGGCGGGGCCTGGGATCCAGCGCCGCAGCCACGGTGGCTGGCCTGCTCCTGGCGCGCGGGATGATCTCCGACCCCGACGCGCTGGACGATCAGACGGTCCTGCAGCTGGCGAGCGAGTTCGAGGGCCATCCCGACAACGCCGCCCCGGCGCTGCTGGGAGGCGTGGTGCTCTCCTGGATGCAGGGCGGCATCGCTCGCGCGGTGGAGCTGAGCGTGGCCGAGCAGGCGCTGCGCCCGGTGGTGCTGCTGCCCACCACGACCCTCGCCACCCACCAGGCGCGCGGGCTGCTGCCCGCGGAGGTCCCGCACGCCGACGCCGTGTTCAACGCCTCCCGCTCCGCCCTGCTGGTCCATGCCCTCGCCGGCGCACCGGAACTCCTGGTCGAGGCCACCGAGGACCGCCTGCATCAGGACCAGCGGGCCGCGGGCATGCCCGAGAGCGTCGAGCTGATGCGGGTGCTGCGCCGTGAGGGCCACCCCGCGGTGATCTCCGGAGCGGGACCCTCCGTGCTGGTCATGGCGGGAGCGCGCGCGCAGATCGCTCCGCTGGTGCGTCGCTTCGTGGCGGATCCCGCCGCGTGGCGGATCGCCGAGGTGCCGCTGCGGCAGCTGCCCGCCGCGCCTGTGGTAGGTTGA
- a CDS encoding L-threonine synthase (PFAM: Pyridoxal-phosphate dependent enzyme~TIGRFAM: threonine synthase), whose amino-acid sequence MAHQWRGVLAEYREHLPFAEGDTLLTLGEGGTPLVPAPALSQAVGADVHIKVEGMNPTGSFKDRGMVSAMSKAVNDGASAVVCASTGNTSASAAAYATAAGLTCAVLLPQGKIAAGKLAQAVVHGAKLIQVDGNFDDCLEIARKLEAEHPIELVNSVNPYRLQGQKTAAFEVSDALGRAPDIHVLPVGNAGNISAYWMGYREYREAGVTDALPQMWGFQAAGAAPFAAGHPITDPETIATAIRIGAPASWHLAVEARDDSGGLIDAVSDQQILDAQTLLAAEVGIFVEPASAAGVAGLLQQSHRGLVPAGATIAITVTGNGLKDIDTALTQHDLTPTVVPVDIVAAAEAIGL is encoded by the coding sequence ATGGCACATCAGTGGCGCGGCGTCCTCGCCGAGTACCGCGAGCACCTCCCGTTCGCCGAGGGCGACACCCTCCTCACGCTGGGGGAGGGAGGCACCCCGCTGGTGCCCGCGCCCGCCCTGTCGCAGGCCGTGGGAGCGGACGTCCACATCAAGGTCGAGGGGATGAACCCCACCGGCTCGTTCAAGGACCGCGGCATGGTCTCGGCGATGTCGAAGGCCGTGAACGACGGGGCGAGCGCCGTGGTGTGCGCCTCCACCGGCAACACCAGCGCCTCGGCCGCCGCCTACGCCACCGCCGCCGGGCTCACCTGCGCGGTGCTGCTGCCGCAGGGCAAGATCGCGGCCGGCAAGCTCGCCCAGGCCGTGGTGCACGGGGCGAAGCTCATCCAGGTCGACGGCAACTTCGACGACTGCCTCGAGATCGCCCGCAAGCTCGAGGCGGAGCACCCGATCGAGCTGGTCAACTCGGTGAACCCGTACCGCCTCCAGGGCCAGAAGACCGCCGCCTTCGAGGTGAGCGATGCGCTGGGCCGCGCACCGGACATCCACGTCCTGCCGGTCGGCAACGCCGGGAACATCTCCGCCTACTGGATGGGCTACCGCGAATACCGCGAGGCGGGCGTGACCGACGCGCTGCCGCAGATGTGGGGCTTCCAGGCCGCCGGCGCCGCCCCCTTCGCAGCCGGCCACCCGATCACCGACCCGGAGACGATCGCGACCGCGATCCGCATCGGCGCGCCGGCCTCCTGGCATCTCGCGGTCGAGGCCCGTGACGACTCGGGCGGTCTCATCGACGCGGTCAGCGATCAGCAGATCCTCGACGCCCAGACGCTGCTCGCGGCGGAGGTCGGGATCTTCGTCGAGCCCGCGTCGGCGGCCGGCGTGGCCGGGCTGCTGCAGCAGTCGCATCGCGGCCTGGTGCCCGCAGGGGCGACGATCGCGATCACCGTGACGGGCAACGGCCTGAAGGACATCGACACCGCGCTGACCCAGCACGACCTCACCCCGACCGTGGTGCCGGTGGACATCGTCGCAGCGGCTGAGGCCATCGGCCTGTGA
- a CDS encoding homoserine dehydrogenase (PFAM: ACT domain; Homoserine dehydrogenase, NAD binding domain; Homoserine dehydrogenase) translates to MSQHPTGSLGTPQPPALTTLPSLRVAVLGAGTVGGEVLRLISQQGGELAHRIGGRLDVVGVAVRDLDRDRGEHVPAALLTEDAAALVREADLVIEVMGGIEPARTLLLDAMAHGASVITANKALLAQDGAALYEAADTHGVDLYFEAAVAGAIPLVRPVRESLAGDRIQRVLGIVNGTTNYILDAMTRSGASFEDALATAKELGYAEADPTADVEGHDAAAKASILASLAFHSRVRLTDVHCEGITHVSSHDIAAAARMGRTIKLLSIVERIEEENGERISARVYPALIPDHHPLAAVAEAYNAVFIEADAAGSLMFYGQGAGGSPTASAILGDVVSAARARVHGGIGPRESRYAELESIPLDELRSAFYISLTVEDRPGVLAEIAGTFSGYGISISTIHQELLEQEGEEGEPTRAHIGISTHRALESAMTASLDVFSSTATVLSIDSVLRIEGE, encoded by the coding sequence ATGTCACAGCACCCCACCGGCAGCCTCGGGACCCCGCAGCCCCCGGCCCTGACCACGCTGCCCTCCCTCCGCGTCGCGGTCCTCGGGGCCGGCACCGTCGGCGGCGAGGTGCTGCGCCTGATCTCCCAGCAGGGCGGCGAGCTCGCCCACCGCATCGGCGGCCGACTCGACGTGGTCGGCGTGGCCGTGCGGGACCTCGACCGCGACCGCGGCGAGCACGTGCCCGCCGCACTGCTCACCGAGGACGCCGCCGCGCTCGTGCGCGAGGCGGACCTGGTCATCGAGGTGATGGGCGGCATCGAGCCGGCCCGCACCCTGCTGCTGGACGCGATGGCGCACGGGGCCAGCGTGATCACCGCCAACAAGGCGCTGCTCGCCCAGGACGGCGCGGCGCTGTACGAGGCGGCCGACACCCACGGCGTCGACCTCTACTTCGAGGCCGCGGTCGCCGGGGCGATCCCCCTGGTGCGGCCGGTGCGCGAATCCCTCGCCGGCGACCGCATCCAGCGGGTGCTGGGCATCGTCAACGGCACCACCAACTACATCCTCGACGCCATGACCCGCAGCGGGGCGAGCTTCGAGGACGCCCTGGCCACCGCCAAGGAGCTCGGCTACGCCGAGGCCGATCCGACCGCCGACGTCGAGGGCCACGACGCCGCGGCCAAGGCCTCGATCCTCGCCTCGCTCGCCTTCCACTCCCGGGTGCGGCTGACCGACGTCCACTGCGAGGGCATCACCCACGTCTCCTCCCACGACATCGCCGCCGCCGCCCGGATGGGCCGCACCATCAAGCTGCTGTCGATCGTGGAGCGGATCGAGGAGGAGAACGGCGAGCGGATCTCCGCCCGCGTCTACCCCGCGCTGATCCCCGACCACCACCCCCTGGCCGCGGTCGCCGAGGCGTACAACGCGGTGTTCATCGAGGCCGACGCCGCCGGATCGCTCATGTTCTACGGGCAGGGCGCCGGCGGTTCGCCGACGGCATCGGCGATCCTCGGAGACGTGGTCTCCGCCGCCCGCGCCCGCGTGCACGGAGGGATCGGACCGCGCGAGTCGCGGTACGCCGAGCTCGAGTCGATCCCGCTGGACGAGCTGCGCAGCGCCTTCTACATCTCGCTCACCGTCGAGGACCGGCCCGGCGTCCTCGCGGAGATCGCCGGCACCTTCTCCGGGTACGGCATCTCCATCTCGACCATCCATCAGGAGCTGCTCGAGCAGGAGGGCGAGGAGGGCGAGCCGACCCGCGCCCACATCGGCATCAGCACCCATCGCGCGCTCGAGTCCGCGATGACCGCCTCGCTGGACGTGTTCTCCTCCACCGCCACGGTGCTGAGCATCGATTCCGTCCTGCGCATCGAAGGAGAATGA
- a CDS encoding diaminopimelate decarboxylase (PFAM: Pyridoxal-dependent decarboxylase, pyridoxal binding domain; Pyridoxal-dependent decarboxylase, C-terminal sheet domain~TIGRFAM: diaminopimelate decarboxylase): MRAHEAGALHGNDAAPTWLPYPADVNTLIDGLWSRTTARNAEGAVEVGGVDVRRIAEEVGTPAFVLDEDDFRHRARAFRDAFAEAFRPHRGADVYYAGKAFLCGAVARWVEEDGLGLDVCTGGELAVALRAGFPASRIALHGNNKSASEIRRALEAGVGRIVIDSLDEIDQVDEIAARLGLRAGVMLRVTTGVEAHTHEFIATAHEDQKFGLSLTGGSAFEAVHRVLDAPQLDLLGLHSHIGSQIFDTGGFEVAARRVLQLVARVRDELGHTIDQLDLGGGFGVMYNTQHTPSTPEALAAGIAGIVEKQCHELELDVPHLAFEPGRAIAGPSTQTLYSVGTVKDVRLGGPHHRVYVSVDGGMSDNVRTALYDADYSCLLTGRVSEAAPEVVRVVGKHCESGDIVVKDEYLPADVRRGDLISVPVTGAYCYSLASNYNHVPRPPVIAVRDGEIRTLIRRETEEDLLGLDVG; encoded by the coding sequence ATGCGCGCCCATGAGGCCGGAGCCCTTCACGGCAACGATGCAGCCCCCACCTGGCTGCCGTACCCCGCCGACGTCAACACCCTCATCGACGGCCTGTGGTCCCGCACCACCGCCCGCAACGCCGAGGGCGCCGTCGAGGTGGGCGGTGTGGACGTGCGCCGCATCGCGGAGGAGGTCGGCACCCCGGCCTTCGTGCTCGACGAGGACGACTTCCGCCACCGCGCCCGCGCCTTCCGCGACGCCTTCGCCGAGGCGTTCCGCCCCCACCGCGGCGCCGACGTCTACTACGCGGGCAAGGCCTTCCTGTGCGGTGCCGTCGCCCGCTGGGTCGAGGAGGACGGGCTGGGCCTGGACGTGTGCACGGGCGGCGAGCTCGCCGTGGCGCTGCGCGCCGGGTTCCCCGCCTCCCGCATCGCCCTGCACGGGAACAACAAGTCCGCCTCGGAGATCCGCCGCGCCCTCGAGGCGGGGGTGGGCCGCATCGTCATCGACTCGCTCGACGAGATCGACCAGGTCGACGAGATCGCCGCCCGGCTGGGCCTGCGCGCCGGGGTCATGCTGCGGGTGACCACGGGCGTCGAGGCGCACACGCACGAGTTCATCGCCACCGCGCACGAGGACCAGAAGTTCGGCCTCTCCCTCACCGGCGGCTCCGCCTTCGAGGCGGTGCACCGCGTGCTCGATGCCCCGCAGCTGGATCTGCTCGGCCTCCACTCGCACATCGGTTCCCAGATCTTCGACACCGGCGGCTTCGAGGTCGCGGCCCGCCGCGTCCTCCAGCTGGTCGCCCGGGTGCGCGACGAGCTCGGCCACACCATCGACCAGCTCGACCTGGGCGGCGGCTTCGGCGTCATGTACAACACCCAGCACACCCCCTCCACGCCGGAGGCGCTCGCCGCCGGGATCGCCGGGATCGTCGAGAAGCAGTGCCACGAGCTCGAGCTCGACGTGCCGCATCTGGCCTTCGAGCCGGGCCGGGCGATCGCCGGCCCCTCGACGCAGACCCTCTACTCCGTGGGCACCGTGAAGGACGTCCGCCTCGGCGGCCCCCATCACCGCGTCTACGTCTCCGTGGACGGCGGGATGAGCGACAACGTGCGCACCGCGCTCTACGACGCGGACTACTCCTGCCTGCTCACCGGGCGGGTCTCCGAGGCCGCGCCCGAGGTGGTGCGCGTGGTCGGCAAGCACTGCGAGAGCGGCGACATCGTCGTCAAGGACGAATACCTCCCCGCCGACGTGCGGCGCGGCGACCTGATCTCCGTCCCGGTCACCGGCGCCTACTGCTACTCCCTCGCCTCGAACTACAACCACGTCCCGCGCCCGCCTGTCATCGCGGTGCGCGACGGCGAGATCCGCACCCTGATCCGTCGCGAGACCGAGGAGGATCTGCTCGGCCTCGACGTCGGCTGA